A section of the Rubritalea squalenifaciens DSM 18772 genome encodes:
- a CDS encoding ACT domain-containing protein, with translation MKQIIIPTEGHVGELADVMEALGDINLLDIDAKEDDDHGFILISVDRYDDALRRLRAVGYRPVTEDALVIRLKDEPGALAAVAKRFKEAEINLRSIHILRRRKEYVDVSLVTDCNEAAVAVVEDLVVRKS, from the coding sequence ATGAAGCAAATTATCATACCTACAGAAGGGCATGTCGGCGAGTTGGCCGATGTCATGGAAGCTCTGGGTGACATTAACCTTCTTGATATCGATGCCAAGGAGGATGACGATCATGGCTTTATTCTCATTAGTGTAGATCGCTATGATGATGCTCTCAGGCGTCTGCGTGCTGTAGGCTATCGCCCGGTGACGGAGGATGCCCTAGTAATCAGGCTCAAGGATGAACCTGGAGCGTTGGCTGCCGTGGCAAAGCGCTTCAAGGAGGCGGAGATCAATTTGAGAAGTATACATATTCTCAGACGCCGCAAAGAATATGTGGATGTCAGTCTGGTAACAGATTGTAATGAGGCCGCTGTAGCAGTTGTAGAGGATTTGGTTGTTAGGAAGAGTTAG
- a CDS encoding histidine decarboxylase: MLHGGVDHSRLEAKYSSLLNEKRTSIGYPVNQDWDFSELFKFLEVPVNNVGDPFQHSNYKLNTLEFEQEVIDAFAHFTQAPDDQCWGYVTSGGTEGNMYGLYLARELYPKGMVYFSEETHYSVAKILRLQHTPSIMLRAQENGEMDYEDLRESLRINRHLPPILFVNIGTTMKGAIDNLDKIKEILNDLAIRDYYIHCDGALHGMAMSFIDNPPAWNFADGADSISISGHKWLGAPIPCGVALAKNSHVERISRAVEYVGVMDTTITGSRSGFSPLMLWYALRRHGEAGLRDMVRKSIELASYAVERFQNDGVEAWRNSNSPIVVFPRPGKKIIEKWAIAPSGGIGHIVCLPHMDRAVVDEFIEDYLSEKQSKA, translated from the coding sequence ATGCTCCATGGCGGAGTGGATCACTCTAGGCTGGAGGCTAAGTATTCCAGCCTTCTGAATGAGAAGAGAACATCCATAGGCTATCCTGTGAATCAGGACTGGGATTTCAGTGAATTGTTTAAATTTCTGGAAGTCCCAGTGAATAACGTAGGTGATCCCTTTCAGCATTCAAATTACAAACTGAACACGCTGGAGTTTGAACAAGAGGTCATAGATGCCTTCGCGCATTTCACCCAAGCGCCAGATGATCAATGTTGGGGTTACGTAACTAGTGGTGGAACGGAAGGTAATATGTATGGACTCTATTTGGCCCGTGAACTTTACCCAAAAGGAATGGTGTATTTCTCGGAGGAAACCCACTACAGCGTTGCAAAGATTTTGAGACTCCAGCATACGCCGAGCATCATGCTTCGCGCCCAGGAGAACGGGGAAATGGATTATGAGGATTTAAGGGAATCTCTTCGGATCAACAGACACCTGCCACCCATTCTCTTTGTTAACATCGGTACAACCATGAAGGGGGCGATTGATAACCTGGATAAGATCAAGGAGATCCTCAATGACTTGGCGATTCGGGATTATTACATCCACTGTGATGGAGCCTTGCATGGCATGGCCATGTCTTTCATAGACAATCCTCCCGCCTGGAACTTTGCGGATGGGGCCGATAGCATTTCTATTTCTGGTCACAAATGGCTGGGTGCTCCCATTCCTTGTGGCGTGGCCTTAGCGAAAAACTCTCATGTTGAGCGGATATCAAGGGCAGTGGAGTATGTAGGGGTTATGGATACTACGATCACTGGCTCACGAAGCGGGTTTAGCCCGTTGATGCTCTGGTATGCTCTTCGGAGGCACGGAGAGGCAGGTCTGAGAGATATGGTGAGAAAAAGCATTGAGTTGGCCAGCTATGCCGTGGAGAGATTTCAGAATGATGGTGTCGAAGCGTGGCGAAATAGTAATTCACCAATCGTCGTCTTTCCTAGACCTGGTAAAAAAATCATTGAAAAATGGGCCATCGCGCCGAGTGGTGGCATCGGGCATATCGTCTGTCTTCCTCACATGGATAGGGCGGTCGTTGATGAATTCATCGAAGATTATCTAAGCGAGAAACAATCAAAAGCATGA
- the chrA gene encoding chromate efflux transporter produces MNFLECFWVALKLGLTSFGGPVAHLAYFREEYVIKRKWVNEERFAELIAVCQFLPGPASSQLGAAVGYERAGWLGGFFAWLGFTLPSALLMTALAVGLSSVEELVGNGWVHGLKVAAVAVVAVAIFGMKRKLCPTWPKKGVAVAALLVLMVVEQAWMQPLVILGGCVVGAIWFSKYARKTERLENARKPYLAIGTILVMVMVLVLLPYFIGDSEGGKAFAGIVRSGALVFGGGHVVLPLLEAEMVSTGYMARDTFLAGYGAAQAVPGPMFSLGAYLGGVLSLGGNPWLGGVLGTLAIFGPGLILLSAGLPLWNRIKHIPRAQGAVVGANAVVVGLLGAALLHMIMGGVLHGWVDYLLAVVYFVIIGTRKLPIWLVIVIAAVLGGVIWG; encoded by the coding sequence GTGAATTTTTTAGAATGTTTCTGGGTAGCACTCAAGTTAGGTCTGACTTCGTTTGGTGGTCCAGTTGCTCATTTAGCTTATTTCAGAGAGGAGTATGTTATCAAACGCAAATGGGTGAATGAAGAGAGATTTGCTGAGTTGATAGCTGTTTGCCAGTTTCTTCCAGGACCTGCAAGTAGCCAATTGGGGGCTGCTGTAGGATATGAGAGAGCTGGCTGGTTAGGTGGTTTCTTTGCTTGGCTGGGATTCACGTTGCCATCGGCTCTATTAATGACGGCCTTGGCAGTTGGGTTGTCTTCGGTTGAGGAACTGGTAGGTAATGGCTGGGTGCATGGTTTGAAGGTGGCTGCTGTAGCTGTGGTGGCTGTGGCAATATTTGGCATGAAGCGAAAGTTGTGCCCGACCTGGCCGAAGAAAGGGGTGGCTGTTGCTGCCCTGTTGGTTCTGATGGTTGTTGAACAGGCTTGGATGCAGCCATTGGTGATCTTGGGTGGATGTGTGGTCGGTGCTATATGGTTCTCCAAGTATGCGAGAAAGACCGAAAGGTTGGAGAATGCACGCAAACCCTATTTGGCAATCGGGACCATTTTAGTCATGGTCATGGTATTGGTTTTATTGCCTTACTTCATAGGTGACTCAGAGGGGGGCAAAGCTTTTGCTGGAATCGTAAGGTCTGGAGCACTGGTCTTTGGTGGAGGTCATGTCGTATTGCCATTGCTGGAGGCAGAGATGGTCTCTACGGGGTACATGGCAAGAGATACGTTTCTAGCTGGGTATGGAGCGGCTCAGGCCGTTCCTGGGCCTATGTTTAGTCTGGGGGCTTACTTGGGTGGGGTCTTGTCGCTTGGTGGTAATCCATGGTTGGGTGGGGTTCTGGGAACCTTAGCTATTTTTGGTCCGGGACTAATTCTGCTGTCAGCAGGTTTGCCTCTATGGAATAGAATCAAGCATATACCGCGAGCGCAGGGGGCGGTTGTCGGTGCCAATGCTGTTGTTGTAGGGTTGTTAGGAGCGGCTCTCCTTCACATGATAATGGGAGGTGTTCTACATGGTTGGGTCGATTATCTCCTTGCGGTAGTCTACTTTGTCATTATTGGAACGAGAAAGCTGCCTATATGGCTGGTGATTGTCATCGCAGCTGTATTAGGAGGTGTTATTTGGGGATGA
- the nadD gene encoding nicotinate (nicotinamide) nucleotide adenylyltransferase: MPVQKTKICLIGGTFDPIHLGHTYIAAEAKRRCSLDKVIFLPCKQSPHKMGGSPTADAHRLAMCQLATQGFEWAEVDDFDLCSPPPSYSWRTAEHFKTLYPAAELYWLMGTDQWNSLPRWNRPDHFASLVKFIVYTRNQDKPQEYEQYQCTLLQGIHPASATAIRNHPKSASSIAWLNPAVQQYILKNKLYSADPP, translated from the coding sequence ATGCCCGTTCAGAAAACTAAAATATGCCTTATTGGAGGGACATTTGATCCGATTCATCTCGGACACACCTACATTGCAGCAGAAGCCAAGAGAAGATGTAGCCTAGACAAAGTCATCTTTCTCCCCTGCAAGCAGTCGCCTCATAAAATGGGTGGGTCTCCCACAGCAGATGCACACAGACTAGCCATGTGCCAACTAGCCACCCAGGGCTTCGAATGGGCAGAGGTAGACGATTTCGACTTATGCTCACCACCTCCTTCATACTCCTGGAGAACAGCGGAACACTTCAAAACCCTTTACCCGGCTGCTGAGTTATACTGGCTGATGGGAACCGACCAATGGAACTCTCTGCCACGCTGGAACAGGCCTGACCACTTTGCCTCACTGGTCAAATTTATTGTGTACACCCGCAATCAAGACAAACCGCAAGAATACGAGCAATACCAGTGCACTCTTTTACAGGGCATTCACCCTGCCTCAGCCACTGCGATTCGGAATCATCCAAAGTCGGCAAGTAGCATCGCGTGGTTGAATCCGGCCGTTCAGCAGTATATTCTAAAAAATAAGCTCTACAGTGCAGACCCTCCTTGA
- a CDS encoding chloride channel protein → MVGAPGLAGLVVGLVVKFCCSDAAGSGIPQTKLAYYNRGGHISSMTGFWRFVLSSIYCGLGNSLGREGPTVHMSSAISSRLGRWMFNDKNRVRSALPVGMAAGIAAAFNAPLSAITFVFEELLDNFSMKALGGIVVAVVIAAAVSRTLLGEDPILDSHFINEEFITSPWMVVGIPMGVIAGLLGHVFVSSVLGVRGLCKNRFAKWSWLTPAVGGVCCGLVGLLALQLTSGYGDPHNSVFSIGYESLERAFEDKLVWQVIIILLVCKFVAVVLNYGTGGSGGLFSPTLYLGGMLGGLVGLLVVLSNGFFDFPDWPGAHQVIGGCVLLGMGAMFSAVVRCPFTSLIIIFEMTRNYSLILPLMAGNMLAWSISRKLRPVAIYDALLVQDGVNLKTFAAYRGSQDYRKLPVSTIMTYDVTTLDVSKTVEETVRDFGAQGLIYHSYPILNEEGELEGIVTRHEIEEADAETLIGWLITDQELLTVPPECSIRDAAQLMISKNYQQVPVVSLAQPKKLLGVITLNDIARQQNASVL, encoded by the coding sequence ATGGTGGGCGCACCAGGGCTTGCAGGACTCGTTGTCGGTTTGGTGGTTAAGTTTTGCTGTAGTGATGCAGCAGGTAGTGGTATCCCGCAGACTAAGTTAGCCTATTATAACCGCGGTGGTCACATCAGCAGTATGACTGGCTTCTGGAGATTTGTACTGAGTAGCATCTATTGCGGATTAGGGAACAGTCTTGGACGGGAAGGACCCACAGTTCATATGTCCTCAGCCATTTCATCACGTCTTGGGAGATGGATGTTCAATGATAAGAATCGAGTGCGGTCCGCATTGCCTGTGGGGATGGCGGCTGGTATTGCGGCAGCTTTTAATGCTCCTTTGTCCGCGATTACCTTCGTGTTTGAGGAGCTTCTGGATAACTTCTCGATGAAGGCTCTTGGGGGCATTGTTGTGGCTGTGGTTATTGCTGCGGCTGTGAGTAGGACTTTGCTTGGTGAAGACCCGATTCTGGATAGCCATTTTATCAATGAAGAGTTTATTACCTCACCATGGATGGTCGTAGGTATTCCGATGGGAGTGATTGCAGGTTTGTTAGGTCATGTCTTTGTCAGTTCTGTGCTAGGAGTCAGAGGGCTCTGTAAGAACCGTTTTGCAAAATGGTCTTGGCTTACGCCAGCAGTCGGTGGTGTTTGTTGTGGCTTGGTTGGTTTGTTGGCATTACAGCTGACAAGTGGTTATGGTGATCCCCATAACTCAGTATTCAGTATTGGATATGAGAGTTTAGAGAGAGCGTTTGAAGATAAGCTCGTATGGCAGGTGATCATTATCTTGCTGGTCTGTAAATTTGTGGCGGTAGTTCTAAACTATGGTACCGGAGGGTCCGGAGGTCTATTTTCGCCGACGCTCTATTTGGGGGGGATGTTGGGAGGCCTTGTGGGATTATTGGTCGTGTTGTCGAATGGCTTTTTTGATTTCCCGGACTGGCCTGGAGCGCACCAAGTGATCGGTGGTTGTGTCTTGTTGGGGATGGGGGCCATGTTCAGCGCAGTCGTGAGATGCCCATTTACCTCGCTTATTATCATCTTTGAAATGACGAGAAACTACTCGCTTATCCTGCCTTTGATGGCTGGGAATATGCTGGCTTGGTCAATTTCAAGGAAGCTCAGGCCGGTAGCTATTTATGATGCTTTGTTGGTTCAAGATGGTGTAAATTTAAAAACCTTTGCAGCTTACCGCGGTTCTCAGGATTACCGTAAATTGCCGGTATCCACCATCATGACCTACGATGTGACCACCCTTGATGTCTCCAAGACAGTGGAGGAGACAGTGAGGGATTTTGGAGCCCAAGGCTTGATATACCACTCTTACCCTATTCTCAATGAAGAGGGGGAGCTTGAGGGGATCGTGACTCGGCATGAAATTGAGGAGGCAGATGCAGAAACCTTGATTGGTTGGCTTATCACAGATCAGGAACTCTTGACGGTTCCGCCAGAGTGTTCGATTCGTGATGCGGCTCAGTTGATGATCTCCAAGAATTACCAGCAGGTGCCAGTGGTCTCTCTAGCTCAACCTAAGAAACTATTGGGTGTGATCACCCTGAATGATATCGCTAGGCAGCAGAATGCATCCGTTTTGTAG
- the uvrB gene encoding excinuclease ABC subunit UvrB yields MFKLESKYSPQGDQSQAIAKLVKSLRSGNRHQTLQGVTGSGKTFTMANIIKEVNKPTLIMSHNKTLAAQLYSEFKTFFPSNAVEYFVSYFDYYQPEAYIPRTDTYIEKDSSINDEIERLRLSTMGSLITRQDVIVIASVSCIYGLGSPEDYQDMMLPMRVGQEIGRDEFLAKLVDLLFERNDISFQRGQFRVRGDVVEIRPAYLEDTAIRVEFFGDEIDRISEIDAISGSKRGDMGSYTFFPAKQFVTTGERMKKAIVAIRKEMKERVAWFEKEGKLIEAQRLRMRTEYDIEMMQEMGFCQGIENYSRHITAREPGATPYTLLDFFPDDYLLLVDESHVTIPQVGGMFEGDKSRKTVLVEHGFRLPSALDNRPLRFEEFMKHTNQRVYVSATPGPFEMINSRPENKRFIPWKRGEQSANMAIKQIRGQVTASPSAETLDEFEVSKRGTSLIVEQIIRPTGLLDPILTLKPLKGQIDETIELCRDRVEKGERVLVTTLTKKTAEDLTDYLHGVGLKVRYIHADIDAIERVEILRALRAAEFDVLVGINLLREGLDLPEVSLVCILDADKEGFLRNETSLIQTAGRAARHVHGECVLFCDKITDSIQQLLDVTEYRRNRQIEHNKEHGITPQSVVRAVQQSLHMHSEQQKEAAGLNQSIVAEDEASYNALQVLSELEEEMRDAASKLEFERAAHLRDQISELKRRAGNSSSASDKKKVDYRNP; encoded by the coding sequence ATGTTTAAGTTGGAGAGTAAATATTCACCTCAAGGTGATCAGAGTCAGGCTATTGCTAAACTGGTGAAGTCTTTGCGATCTGGAAATAGGCACCAAACGTTGCAGGGTGTAACAGGCTCTGGGAAGACATTCACCATGGCGAATATCATCAAGGAGGTGAACAAGCCAACCTTGATTATGAGTCACAATAAGACTCTAGCAGCTCAGCTGTATTCTGAGTTTAAGACCTTCTTCCCCAGCAACGCGGTTGAATATTTTGTAAGTTACTTCGATTATTATCAACCTGAGGCTTACATCCCGAGAACAGACACCTACATCGAAAAAGACAGTTCGATCAATGATGAGATCGAGCGTCTGCGTCTCAGTACAATGGGTAGCCTGATCACGAGGCAAGATGTTATCGTTATTGCTTCAGTCAGTTGTATTTATGGTTTGGGGTCTCCTGAGGATTATCAGGACATGATGTTGCCCATGCGCGTAGGGCAGGAAATTGGGCGTGATGAGTTTTTAGCCAAACTGGTAGATCTACTCTTTGAGAGAAATGACATCAGCTTTCAACGAGGGCAATTTCGCGTTAGGGGAGATGTAGTAGAAATTCGTCCTGCTTATCTGGAGGATACTGCCATTCGTGTTGAGTTCTTCGGGGATGAAATTGACAGGATCTCTGAGATAGATGCGATCTCTGGCAGCAAGAGGGGGGATATGGGGAGTTATACTTTCTTCCCGGCCAAGCAGTTCGTTACCACTGGTGAGAGAATGAAGAAGGCGATCGTGGCCATCCGCAAGGAGATGAAGGAGCGGGTGGCTTGGTTTGAAAAAGAGGGGAAGCTTATCGAAGCGCAGCGTCTGAGGATGCGGACGGAATACGACATCGAGATGATGCAGGAAATGGGGTTCTGTCAGGGGATTGAGAATTATTCACGCCACATTACGGCCAGAGAGCCAGGGGCTACGCCATACACCTTGCTGGACTTTTTCCCTGACGACTATCTGTTGCTGGTGGATGAGAGTCATGTGACCATACCACAGGTTGGGGGCATGTTTGAGGGTGATAAGAGTCGCAAGACGGTTCTAGTGGAGCACGGCTTCCGCTTACCCAGTGCTCTTGATAACCGGCCTTTGAGATTCGAGGAGTTTATGAAGCATACCAACCAGCGAGTCTATGTTTCAGCCACTCCGGGCCCATTTGAAATGATCAATTCACGGCCTGAAAATAAGCGCTTCATTCCATGGAAGCGTGGTGAGCAGTCTGCTAACATGGCGATTAAGCAAATTCGTGGACAGGTGACTGCCAGTCCTTCTGCCGAGACTTTGGATGAGTTTGAGGTTTCCAAGCGTGGTACATCACTGATTGTTGAGCAGATTATTCGTCCGACTGGCCTGCTGGATCCAATATTAACTTTAAAGCCGTTGAAGGGGCAGATTGATGAAACCATCGAACTTTGCCGGGACAGGGTTGAGAAGGGGGAGAGAGTTTTGGTGACAACGCTCACCAAAAAGACGGCGGAGGACCTCACAGATTACCTTCACGGGGTTGGGTTGAAGGTGAGGTATATCCATGCTGATATTGATGCTATTGAGAGGGTCGAGATCTTGAGAGCCTTGCGAGCAGCAGAGTTTGATGTGCTCGTGGGCATTAACTTGCTCAGGGAGGGCTTGGACCTTCCGGAGGTCTCTCTCGTTTGCATACTGGATGCAGACAAGGAGGGGTTCTTGCGTAATGAAACTAGTTTGATCCAGACCGCGGGACGTGCCGCAAGACATGTCCATGGTGAGTGTGTTCTGTTTTGTGACAAGATTACAGACTCTATCCAGCAGCTGTTGGATGTGACCGAGTACAGGCGAAACCGCCAAATCGAGCATAACAAGGAGCACGGGATTACGCCCCAGAGTGTCGTGCGGGCCGTTCAGCAAAGCCTGCACATGCATTCAGAACAGCAAAAGGAAGCAGCCGGTCTTAATCAGTCAATCGTTGCTGAAGATGAAGCTAGCTATAATGCGCTTCAGGTTCTCTCCGAGTTAGAGGAAGAGATGAGAGATGCTGCGAGTAAGTTGGAGTTTGAGAGGGCGGCGCACTTGAGGGACCAAATTTCCGAACTAAAAAGGCGCGCTGGAAATTCCAGCAGCGCCTCTGATAAAAAGAAAGTGGATTACCGAAACCCTTAA
- a CDS encoding DEAD/DEAH box helicase, whose amino-acid sequence MSIRSLVAWLRECYREDRSRAGVRDFYGSDVMHRRMTRDEEKLLNDLLESEHLPPRYAEKASAYAQLHSKERDLIYGALLVCGKSMGRVYRAPLIIVEAEFLHEDSSTGFSLKSGTWRLNPCAMELLDGNDGLEAELLQVLSSECLSHEVVGDIRRSIEVHCTGVETRNLLDWPYLLKSKQVEDAGRDSSITVLPACGLANVTKSVSARGVLNELGSMTTYTDQAFSRPLRALYSGEQFKNKVDDTNALMVPTTLSIPQERILRSVRSNALTVCYGPPGTGKSFTLAAIALDHVARGERVLVVSRGDHAVDVLHHKIDSMLEAGEATVRAGRKHYLRELKSYLELCLSGRTVDGIELVNLGQRELEIEEQIARIQKVERDLEREFAASISRGAVMAKPDKGWFDDLRNYLSKRSVSKRPLLAEMMMYLEQLHAEREKMVREYGRLERQCRLVKILDSPGSRKDLKALLEGMRKLQGHRQEEIFKTIDFSLIYEALPIWLTKCDDLHRVLPLTREQFDVVIIDEASQCDLASVMPALQRAKRAVIAGDTKQLRHVSFVSENLLRQHAMKSSIDAETLESYHYRKRSLMDVACDQVYAADQTGFLDEHFRSHPSIISFSNKRFYHDSLKLMREQPWVSSQDQLFGHRCRGVRGGDGVNQAEVHAIVKELRKIAQKEIMLPVHACCKVGVLSPFRAQVDAIMQAVQEELSSKELDRLMRGHQLAIGTAHQFQGEERDVMLISLCLTSACSQQTRRFLEREDVFNVSITRAKLLQRVYYSIDSSSLPLDSLLGDYLRHVSEGSNNYFSSGSEAMDAFANEVAMRLQKLGAQVIQEGVVAGMDVDLVLIHRSKVLGIDLVGFPGAMLGAIAQRKAQLLGRTGLRMLPLGYVEWQSRTEDCLRLISGQLGLKLIS is encoded by the coding sequence ATGAGTATCCGTTCATTAGTAGCTTGGCTGCGAGAATGTTATCGCGAAGACAGGAGTCGTGCGGGTGTACGTGATTTTTATGGCAGCGATGTGATGCATCGCAGGATGACCCGTGATGAGGAAAAGCTACTCAATGATCTGTTGGAATCGGAGCATTTGCCGCCGCGCTATGCCGAGAAGGCTAGTGCTTATGCTCAACTTCACAGTAAAGAACGAGATCTGATATATGGGGCTCTGCTTGTATGCGGAAAATCCATGGGGAGGGTTTATCGAGCTCCATTAATCATAGTAGAAGCTGAATTTCTACATGAGGATAGCTCAACTGGATTCTCTTTGAAATCAGGTACATGGAGGTTGAACCCCTGTGCGATGGAGCTACTGGATGGCAATGATGGTTTAGAAGCTGAATTGCTTCAGGTCTTGTCGAGCGAGTGTCTGAGCCATGAGGTTGTCGGGGATATACGTCGTTCGATAGAGGTGCATTGCACAGGGGTAGAAACGAGGAACTTGTTAGATTGGCCCTATTTGTTGAAGTCAAAGCAGGTAGAGGATGCTGGTCGCGACTCAAGCATTACAGTATTGCCTGCCTGTGGACTAGCCAATGTGACCAAGTCGGTATCTGCCCGAGGGGTTTTGAATGAGTTGGGGAGTATGACTACCTATACCGATCAAGCTTTTTCGCGGCCGCTCAGAGCTCTCTATAGTGGTGAGCAATTTAAGAACAAAGTGGATGATACGAATGCTCTTATGGTGCCTACTACCTTGAGCATACCGCAAGAGCGCATACTGAGATCCGTCAGGTCGAATGCTTTGACTGTTTGCTATGGACCTCCAGGAACTGGAAAATCCTTCACTTTAGCAGCAATAGCCTTGGACCATGTAGCAAGGGGGGAGAGGGTATTGGTAGTCTCAAGAGGGGACCACGCAGTCGATGTCCTGCATCACAAAATAGATAGCATGCTGGAAGCTGGTGAGGCAACTGTGCGAGCTGGGAGAAAGCATTATCTACGAGAGTTAAAAAGTTATTTGGAACTCTGCCTGTCCGGAAGGACCGTGGACGGAATTGAATTGGTGAACTTGGGACAAAGGGAGTTAGAGATTGAAGAACAGATCGCTCGAATTCAAAAGGTGGAGCGTGATCTAGAACGTGAGTTTGCAGCTTCTATTTCTCGTGGAGCCGTCATGGCTAAACCTGATAAGGGATGGTTTGATGATCTGCGTAATTATTTGTCAAAACGTTCTGTAAGTAAAAGGCCGCTGCTGGCTGAGATGATGATGTATCTTGAGCAATTACATGCAGAGCGAGAAAAGATGGTCAGGGAGTATGGTCGTCTCGAGCGTCAGTGCCGGCTCGTAAAGATTCTGGACTCTCCAGGATCACGCAAGGATCTGAAAGCCTTGCTGGAGGGAATGCGGAAACTCCAAGGTCACAGGCAAGAGGAGATTTTTAAAACAATAGATTTCAGTCTCATTTACGAAGCTTTGCCTATTTGGCTGACCAAGTGCGACGACCTGCATCGTGTGCTACCCTTAACCAGAGAGCAATTCGATGTAGTCATTATTGATGAAGCAAGCCAATGTGATTTAGCTAGCGTCATGCCTGCTTTACAACGCGCAAAAAGAGCTGTTATTGCAGGTGATACTAAACAGCTGAGGCATGTCAGTTTTGTCTCTGAGAACCTGTTACGACAGCATGCGATGAAATCATCCATAGATGCCGAGACGCTGGAGTCCTATCATTACAGGAAGAGAAGTCTGATGGATGTGGCTTGCGATCAAGTTTATGCTGCAGATCAAACAGGTTTTCTTGATGAACATTTTCGCAGTCATCCTTCGATTATATCATTCAGTAATAAGCGTTTTTACCATGATTCTTTAAAGCTGATGAGAGAACAGCCTTGGGTGAGTTCTCAGGATCAACTGTTTGGTCACCGTTGCAGAGGTGTTAGGGGTGGAGATGGAGTCAATCAGGCAGAGGTGCACGCTATAGTCAAGGAGCTGAGGAAAATAGCACAAAAGGAGATCATGCTGCCAGTGCATGCATGTTGTAAAGTGGGAGTGCTGTCTCCCTTCAGAGCCCAAGTGGATGCCATTATGCAGGCTGTCCAAGAGGAGCTGTCCAGTAAGGAGCTTGATCGATTAATGAGGGGGCATCAGCTGGCGATAGGTACAGCTCATCAATTTCAGGGGGAAGAGCGAGATGTGATGCTCATCTCGCTATGCCTTACTTCAGCTTGTAGTCAGCAGACACGCCGCTTCCTGGAGCGTGAAGACGTATTCAATGTATCAATAACGAGAGCCAAGCTGTTACAGCGTGTGTATTACTCGATTGATTCATCGTCTCTCCCGTTAGATAGCTTGTTGGGGGATTATTTGAGGCATGTCAGTGAAGGTTCTAACAATTATTTTTCTAGCGGTTCTGAGGCTATGGATGCTTTTGCCAATGAGGTGGCGATGAGGCTCCAGAAACTAGGTGCTCAAGTCATTCAAGAGGGGGTAGTAGCTGGAATGGATGTGGATCTTGTGTTGATCCATAGATCCAAAGTTCTAGGAATTGATTTGGTAGGGTTTCCGGGAGCTATGTTAGGCGCTATAGCGCAAAGAAAAGCCCAGCTGTTAGGACGGACTGGCTTGCGGATGTTACCTCTTGGCTACGTGGAGTGGCAGAGTAGAACAGAGGATTGCCTGCGTTTGATTAGTGGTCAGCTAGGACTTAAGCTTATTTCTTGA
- a CDS encoding tetratricopeptide repeat protein, giving the protein MKIGSLITLSLVFSCSAFAQAVDNKKAEAKPNMNKAEADNLLKEISKSFENLPKEERIKYLKMRNEAAKLFQNKRIFETLDLVRKMDEIFKNDPQALVLKGACYVEIRDFASARESFDQAVKVVGPKYNILFNLAEIDFVTNKWSDALKLFETIKPDIPDRDIGMKRLVDFKIMLCHIRLADKAENEDEKKKHEQVIAELANQQGFMDDSPYYYYANAAYNYYKGDVSAADQWLAKGRRVYQLSPAHIASWEDTLVEFGYIKSYFGDEEAAEDK; this is encoded by the coding sequence ATGAAAATCGGCTCCCTCATAACGCTATCTCTAGTCTTCTCATGCTCAGCCTTTGCACAGGCTGTGGATAATAAGAAGGCTGAGGCCAAACCCAACATGAATAAAGCTGAGGCGGATAACCTCCTTAAAGAAATTAGCAAAAGCTTTGAGAACCTCCCGAAGGAAGAACGCATCAAGTACCTCAAGATGCGCAATGAAGCCGCCAAACTGTTCCAGAACAAGCGTATCTTTGAAACTCTCGATCTGGTACGTAAAATGGATGAGATCTTCAAAAATGATCCTCAGGCTCTCGTACTCAAGGGCGCCTGTTATGTAGAGATCCGTGATTTTGCTTCTGCCCGCGAGAGCTTTGACCAGGCTGTTAAAGTAGTCGGTCCCAAATACAATATTCTCTTCAACTTGGCCGAAATTGACTTCGTTACCAATAAATGGAGCGATGCACTTAAACTCTTCGAAACCATCAAACCTGACATCCCGGATAGAGACATCGGGATGAAGAGACTCGTGGATTTCAAGATCATGCTCTGCCACATCCGTCTTGCAGACAAAGCAGAGAACGAGGATGAGAAGAAGAAGCATGAACAAGTCATTGCGGAGCTGGCTAACCAGCAGGGATTCATGGATGACTCCCCATACTATTACTATGCGAATGCTGCCTACAATTACTACAAGGGAGACGTCTCTGCTGCTGACCAGTGGCTCGCCAAAGGTCGTCGCGTCTACCAATTGTCACCAGCGCATATCGCATCCTGGGAAGACACCCTCGTAGAGTTTGGCTACATCAAAAGTTACTTCGGTGACGAGGAAGCCGCAGAGGACAAATAG